In the bacterium genome, one interval contains:
- the cdaA gene encoding diadenylate cyclase CdaA codes for MSLTLFAEPLPPLRWQDGLDILIMAFVFYNLIVLLRGTRTIRMLVGLALLLAVSFAANRIGLHAVSWVLQNLLGALVLAVIVLFQPELRRGLANMGRAPLLRFLDPIKEERVLQECVRGTQALAAKRIGALIALQRETDLRAYVDGGVGFDARVSRELLFSIFLPASPVHDGAVLIQGNRLSQAGCFLPLSQNPNLPKELGTRHRAALGLAEETDAAVIVVSEETGAISLAFGGELRRGLDAPALQRELERIFQTSRPEGT; via the coding sequence GTGAGCCTCACCCTCTTCGCCGAGCCGCTGCCGCCGTTGCGCTGGCAGGACGGCCTCGACATCCTGATCATGGCCTTCGTCTTCTACAACCTCATCGTGCTGCTGCGCGGCACGCGCACGATCCGCATGCTCGTCGGGCTCGCGCTGCTGCTGGCGGTCTCCTTCGCGGCCAACCGGATCGGCCTGCACGCCGTGAGCTGGGTCCTCCAGAACCTGCTCGGCGCGCTGGTGCTCGCGGTGATCGTCCTGTTCCAGCCCGAGCTGCGCCGCGGCCTCGCGAACATGGGCCGGGCGCCGCTGCTGCGCTTCCTCGACCCGATCAAGGAGGAGCGCGTGCTCCAGGAGTGCGTGCGCGGGACGCAGGCGCTGGCGGCCAAGCGCATCGGCGCGCTCATCGCCCTGCAGCGCGAGACCGACCTGCGCGCCTACGTCGACGGCGGGGTCGGCTTCGACGCCCGGGTCTCGCGCGAGCTGCTCTTCTCGATCTTCCTGCCGGCCTCGCCCGTGCACGACGGCGCGGTGCTCATCCAGGGCAACCGCCTCAGCCAGGCGGGGTGCTTCCTGCCGCTGTCGCAGAACCCGAACCTGCCGAAGGAGCTGGGGACGCGCCACCGCGCCGCGCTCGGGCTGGCCGAGGAGACCGACGCGGCCGTCATCGTCGTGTCGGAGGAGACCGGGGCGATCTCGCTGGCGTTCGGCGGCGAGCTCAGGCGGGGCCTGGACGCGCCGGCGCTGCAGCGCGAGCTCGAGCGCATCTTCCAGACCAGCCGCCCGGAGGGGACGTGA
- a CDS encoding CdaR family protein: MKPALRRFAGRLPLMAASLVLATAFWFYVNAREQVEVGHLVPLVFERFPARLVLDGAPLEAVYVRLRGGRSVMDALDPQQLRVRVDLASARAGNNVVPLAAPLVVVPRGVTVVGISPPAVNLRFIARPRTGEEGTR; the protein is encoded by the coding sequence ATGAAGCCCGCGCTGCGCCGCTTCGCCGGCCGCCTGCCGCTGATGGCCGCCTCGCTCGTCCTGGCGACGGCGTTCTGGTTCTACGTCAACGCGCGCGAGCAGGTGGAGGTCGGCCACCTGGTGCCCCTGGTCTTCGAGCGGTTCCCGGCCCGCCTCGTGCTGGACGGCGCGCCGCTCGAGGCGGTCTACGTGCGCCTGCGCGGCGGCCGCTCGGTCATGGACGCCCTCGACCCGCAGCAGCTGCGGGTGCGCGTCGACCTGGCGTCGGCGCGGGCGGGGAACAACGTCGTGCCGCTGGCCGCGCCGCTCGTGGTCGTGCCGCGCGGGGTGACCGTGGTCGGCATCTCGCCGCCGGCCGTCAACCTCAGGTTCATCGCCCGGCCGCGGACCGGGGAGGAGGGGACCAGATGA
- the glmM gene encoding phosphoglucosamine mutase, with translation MTRSLFGTDGVRGRANVAPMTSETALRLGRACAHVFRDGGRRHRVLIGKDTRLSGYMLESALTSGVCSMGVDVVLVGPLPTPGIAFMTRSLRADAGVVISASHNPYEDNGIKFFSRDGYKLPDALEAEIEDLVASGRIDHVRPTADAIGKAFRADDAVGRYVEFAKSTFPRELTLSGLRVVVDCANGAAYKVSPEVLRELGAEVVVLNAQPDGRNINLGCGSVHPEVVCAAVRREKAHVGLTHDGDADRVLFSDERGRLVDGDQTLAVCALDLQARGLLAGGTVVGTVMSNYGLELALRKAGIALERTPVGDRHVFETMQRLGAVLGGEQSGHIIFSGHQTTGDGIVTALQVLAVLQRTGRTLSSLAAAMPRLPQVLINVPTQRRVAVESVPALRDAVARAEASLAGRGRVLVRASGTEPKMRVMVEGRQRREAEGVARALARVVQKTVGEKSPQGSADRGGKTTGRKR, from the coding sequence ATGACGCGATCGCTCTTTGGCACCGACGGCGTGCGCGGGCGCGCCAACGTCGCCCCGATGACGTCGGAGACCGCGCTGCGCCTCGGGCGCGCGTGCGCCCACGTCTTCCGCGACGGGGGGCGCCGCCACCGGGTGCTCATCGGCAAGGACACGCGGCTCTCCGGGTACATGCTCGAGAGCGCGCTGACCTCCGGGGTCTGCTCGATGGGCGTCGACGTGGTGCTCGTCGGGCCGCTGCCGACGCCCGGGATCGCCTTCATGACCCGCAGCCTGCGCGCCGACGCCGGCGTCGTGATCTCCGCCTCGCACAACCCCTACGAGGACAACGGGATCAAGTTCTTCTCGCGCGACGGCTACAAGCTCCCCGACGCCCTCGAGGCCGAGATCGAGGACCTCGTCGCCTCCGGGCGGATCGATCATGTGCGCCCGACGGCCGACGCGATCGGCAAGGCCTTCCGCGCGGACGACGCGGTGGGGCGCTACGTCGAGTTCGCGAAGAGCACCTTCCCGCGCGAGCTGACGCTCTCGGGTCTGCGCGTGGTCGTCGACTGCGCCAACGGCGCGGCCTACAAGGTCTCGCCGGAGGTGCTGCGCGAGCTGGGCGCCGAGGTGGTCGTGCTCAATGCCCAGCCGGACGGCCGCAACATCAACCTCGGCTGCGGCTCCGTGCACCCCGAGGTGGTCTGCGCCGCGGTGCGGCGGGAGAAGGCGCACGTCGGGCTGACCCACGACGGCGACGCCGACCGCGTGCTCTTCTCGGACGAGCGCGGCCGGCTCGTCGACGGCGACCAGACGCTGGCGGTCTGCGCGCTGGACCTGCAGGCGCGCGGGCTGCTCGCCGGCGGCACGGTCGTCGGGACGGTCATGAGCAACTACGGCCTGGAGCTGGCGCTGCGCAAGGCCGGGATCGCGCTCGAGCGCACGCCGGTCGGCGACCGCCACGTCTTCGAGACGATGCAGCGGCTCGGCGCGGTGCTCGGCGGCGAGCAGTCCGGCCACATCATCTTCTCGGGGCACCAGACCACCGGCGACGGCATCGTCACCGCGCTCCAGGTGCTCGCGGTGCTGCAGCGCACCGGCCGGACGCTCTCGTCGCTGGCGGCCGCGATGCCGCGGCTGCCGCAGGTGCTGATCAACGTGCCGACGCAGCGGCGGGTCGCGGTCGAGTCGGTGCCCGCGCTGCGCGACGCCGTCGCGCGGGCCGAGGCCTCGCTGGCGGGGCGCGGCCGGGTGCTCGTGCGCGCCTCGGGCACCGAGCCGAAGATGCGGGTCATGGTCGAGGGACGCCAGCGGCGCGAGGCCGAGGGCGTCGCCCGCGCGCTGGCGCGGGTCGTGCAGAAGACGGTCGGGGAGAAGTCCCCGCAGGGGTCCGCCGACAGGGGCGGGAAGACCACCGGGAGGAAGCGTTGA
- a CDS encoding pyridoxine 5'-phosphate synthase — protein sequence MRRIRLGVNIDHVATLRQARRGREPEPVAAAALAELGGADQITVHLREDRRHIQDRDLELLRRTVATGIDMEMAAVPEMVRIARRVRPELATLVPEKRQEITTEGGLDVAGQARPLGKAVAALQRAGIRVSLFVDPAPGQVLASRATGADAIELNTGQYAEARTRRAAAAELEKLRAAASLAAEQGLAVFAGHGLNYHNILPVRAIPELEEVNIGHSIVSRALFTGLEQAVRDMVALLRGRN from the coding sequence ATGCGGAGGATCCGTCTGGGCGTGAACATCGACCACGTGGCCACGCTGCGGCAGGCGCGGCGCGGCCGGGAGCCCGAGCCGGTGGCGGCGGCGGCCCTCGCCGAGCTCGGCGGGGCGGACCAGATCACCGTGCACCTGCGGGAGGACCGCCGCCACATCCAGGACCGCGACCTCGAGCTGCTGCGGCGCACGGTGGCCACCGGGATCGACATGGAGATGGCCGCGGTGCCGGAGATGGTCCGCATCGCCCGGCGTGTACGCCCCGAGCTGGCGACGCTCGTCCCGGAGAAGCGCCAGGAGATCACGACCGAGGGCGGCCTCGACGTCGCGGGCCAGGCGCGCCCGCTGGGAAAGGCGGTGGCCGCGCTGCAGCGCGCGGGGATTCGCGTGAGCCTCTTCGTCGACCCGGCGCCGGGGCAGGTGCTCGCCAGCCGCGCCACGGGCGCCGACGCGATCGAGCTGAACACCGGGCAGTACGCGGAGGCGCGCACGCGGCGGGCCGCCGCTGCCGAGCTGGAGAAGCTGCGGGCGGCGGCGTCGCTCGCGGCCGAGCAAGGGCTGGCGGTCTTCGCCGGGCACGGGCTCAACTACCACAACATCCTGCCGGTGCGGGCGATCCCCGAGCTCGAGGAAGTCAACATCGGCCACAGCATCGTCTCGCGGGCGCTCTTCACGGGGCTCGAGCAGGCGGTGCGCGACATGGTGGCGCTCTTGCGGGGACGGAATTGA
- a CDS encoding redox-sensing transcriptional repressor Rex: MHANNDGGTTGYREGKIPEATVQRLSIYLRYVTQLHRDGVKVVSSYALSKGCGVKAAQVRKDFAYFGELGVRGVGYYVHDLCTDLQKILGLEQVWEVALVGAGHLGSALIAYRGFEEYGFTISAVFDRYPDAIPESLRSLHPVYGIDALRQVIREKKIRIAIVAVPAPAAQEVVNELADAGVKAILNFAPARLETPSGVKIRNVDLAVDLGVLSFFVTGKR, from the coding sequence ATGCACGCGAACAACGACGGCGGGACGACGGGCTACCGGGAGGGAAAGATCCCCGAGGCGACGGTCCAGCGGCTCTCGATCTACCTGCGCTACGTGACGCAGCTGCACCGCGACGGCGTCAAGGTGGTCTCCTCGTACGCGCTCTCCAAGGGCTGCGGCGTCAAGGCCGCCCAGGTGCGCAAGGATTTCGCCTACTTCGGCGAGCTGGGGGTGCGCGGCGTCGGCTACTACGTGCACGACCTGTGCACGGACCTGCAGAAGATCCTCGGCCTCGAGCAGGTCTGGGAGGTCGCGCTCGTCGGCGCCGGGCACCTGGGCTCGGCGCTCATCGCCTATCGCGGCTTCGAGGAGTACGGCTTCACGATCTCGGCGGTCTTCGACCGCTACCCCGACGCCATCCCCGAGTCGCTGCGCTCGCTGCACCCGGTCTACGGCATCGACGCGCTGCGGCAGGTCATCCGCGAGAAGAAGATCCGGATCGCGATCGTCGCGGTGCCCGCCCCGGCCGCCCAGGAGGTCGTGAACGAGCTGGCCGATGCCGGCGTCAAGGCGATCCTGAACTTCGCACCGGCGCGGCTGGAGACGCCGTCGGGCGTGAAGATCCGCAACGTCGACCTCGCGGTCGACCTTGGCGTGCTCTCCTTCTTCGTCACGGGAAAAAGATGA
- the nrdD gene encoding anaerobic ribonucleoside-triphosphate reductase, with amino-acid sequence MTKAIGTDVREMPKRVFEETTDSALFVRTSADGMADFSRERIVEALVRETLLDAETAETIGREVEEQIRAFGIRTLTAPLIRELVDARLLEHGLEGARRLHTRLGMPLYDVEQLLVAQNKENANIPHGPEATNLTLAENIKKEYALLRVFSPEIADAHMRGELHLHDLGFIDRPYCSGQSLEYVKKFGLNFPHALSIAKPAKHPEVLLAHMVKFSAALQSHFAGAIGWDAVNVFFSPFLVGLPDRDVRQLAQILIYEYSQQAVARGGQAIFSDINLYWETPKHFETVPAIGPGGEYTGKTYADYLPEAQRFVRALFEVYLEGDGAGRPFFFPKPLVHITEKLFRTPGHEEFLDLICTVAAEKGNTYFVFDRGETAKISECCRLSFKLERSDLEDAREPWRMRYSALQNVTLNLPRVAYEAAGDTARLFARLTELLELATQAHVEKRAFLERLLALGDRGPLALLTMAPDGQPYLRLHRATHLVGMVGLNELVQAHTGEEMHESEAALRFGLRIIAHLQLEAKRIGERRGMRFVLEQTPAESTAYRFARLDLRHHPGPAAAHVKGDAARGEVYYTNSTYLNVRAPLNPIERVRREGLFHPLIEAGSLTHIWLGEARPSAGALADFVVKTFRHTQNDQIAFSPEFTSCNACHRTSRGLQPACPSCGSDEVDGITRITGYFTRLSSWNKGKRGELTDRYRSAGHYQA; translated from the coding sequence ATGACTAAGGCGATCGGGACTGATGTTCGGGAGATGCCCAAACGGGTCTTCGAGGAGACGACCGACAGCGCGCTGTTCGTGCGCACCTCCGCGGACGGGATGGCGGACTTCTCCCGCGAGCGGATCGTCGAGGCGCTGGTCCGCGAGACCCTGCTCGACGCCGAGACCGCGGAGACGATCGGCCGCGAGGTCGAGGAGCAGATCCGCGCCTTCGGCATCCGCACCCTCACCGCGCCGCTGATCCGCGAGCTCGTCGACGCCAGACTCCTCGAGCACGGGCTCGAGGGCGCCCGCAGGCTGCACACCCGCCTCGGCATGCCGCTCTACGACGTGGAGCAGCTGCTGGTGGCCCAGAACAAGGAGAACGCGAACATCCCCCACGGGCCGGAGGCGACCAACCTCACCCTCGCCGAGAACATCAAGAAGGAGTACGCGCTGCTGCGCGTCTTCTCGCCGGAGATCGCCGACGCGCACATGCGCGGCGAGCTGCACCTGCACGACCTGGGCTTCATCGACCGCCCCTACTGCTCGGGGCAGTCGCTGGAGTACGTCAAGAAGTTCGGCCTGAACTTCCCGCACGCGCTCTCGATCGCCAAGCCCGCGAAGCACCCCGAGGTGCTGCTCGCGCACATGGTGAAGTTCTCCGCGGCGCTCCAGAGCCACTTCGCCGGCGCCATCGGCTGGGACGCCGTGAACGTCTTCTTCTCGCCGTTCCTCGTCGGGCTCCCCGACCGCGACGTGCGCCAGCTGGCGCAGATCCTGATCTACGAGTACTCGCAGCAGGCGGTCGCGCGCGGCGGCCAGGCGATCTTCTCGGACATCAACCTCTACTGGGAGACCCCGAAGCACTTCGAGACGGTGCCGGCGATCGGCCCGGGCGGGGAGTACACCGGGAAGACCTACGCGGACTACCTCCCCGAGGCGCAGCGCTTCGTGCGGGCGCTCTTCGAGGTCTACCTCGAGGGCGACGGCGCCGGCCGGCCCTTCTTCTTCCCCAAGCCGCTGGTGCACATCACCGAGAAGCTCTTCCGCACGCCCGGCCACGAGGAGTTCCTCGACCTGATCTGCACCGTCGCCGCCGAGAAGGGCAACACCTACTTCGTCTTCGACCGGGGCGAGACCGCGAAGATCTCCGAGTGCTGCCGCCTCTCGTTCAAGCTCGAGCGCTCGGACCTGGAGGACGCGCGCGAGCCCTGGCGCATGCGCTACTCGGCGCTCCAGAACGTGACGCTGAACCTGCCGCGCGTCGCCTACGAGGCCGCCGGCGACACCGCGCGCCTGTTCGCGCGCCTGACCGAGCTGCTGGAGCTCGCGACGCAGGCGCACGTGGAGAAGCGGGCCTTCCTCGAGCGGCTGCTCGCGCTCGGCGACCGCGGCCCGCTCGCGCTGCTGACCATGGCGCCGGACGGCCAGCCGTACCTGCGGCTGCACCGTGCGACGCACCTCGTCGGCATGGTCGGCCTCAACGAGCTGGTGCAGGCGCACACGGGCGAGGAGATGCACGAGTCGGAGGCGGCGCTGCGCTTCGGGCTGCGCATCATCGCGCACCTGCAGCTGGAGGCCAAGCGCATCGGCGAGCGGCGGGGCATGCGCTTCGTTCTCGAGCAGACGCCGGCCGAGTCCACGGCGTACCGCTTCGCGCGGCTGGACCTGCGCCACCACCCGGGGCCGGCGGCGGCGCACGTCAAGGGCGACGCGGCGCGCGGCGAGGTCTACTACACCAACTCCACGTACCTCAACGTGCGCGCGCCGCTCAACCCGATCGAGCGCGTGCGTCGCGAGGGGCTCTTCCACCCGCTGATCGAGGCCGGCTCGCTGACGCACATCTGGCTCGGCGAGGCGCGGCCGTCCGCGGGGGCGCTGGCGGACTTCGTCGTCAAGACCTTCCGGCACACCCAGAACGACCAGATCGCGTTCTCGCCGGAGTTCACCAGCTGCAACGCCTGCCACCGCACCAGCCGCGGCCTGCAGCCGGCCTGCCCGTCGTGCGGCTCCGACGAGGTCGACGGCATCACGCGGATCACGGGGTACTTCACGCGCCTGTCCTCGTGGAACAAGGGCAAGCGCGGGGAGCTGACCGACCGCTACCGGTCGGCGGGGCACTACCAGGCCTAG